Proteins encoded by one window of Arachis hypogaea cultivar Tifrunner chromosome 1, arahy.Tifrunner.gnm2.J5K5, whole genome shotgun sequence:
- the LOC112710067 gene encoding protein FRIGIDA-ESSENTIAL 1, which yields MSPPSVDQGNADPEEEEEEEVEEEVEEEVEEEEEEEEDVQEEEEEEEEEEVEVEVEEEVEEEVEEGEEEEEVEEEEEEPEEVGEEEEEEEEEEEEEEEEEEEEEEEEEETDGDDKGYASDSVSDADNDRIDSCQQMESEVQERNLRPTYTMAENPIVMSSPSMPSNEENHAILKASSPSSEELSFKKEDVHATREISSHPKSVNDFASAKDGKSQVLDSSQQMKSEGLGGDLRPASTVAENPVIKPSPSLCSKEENCVILKACVVSAPSSDTLALKKEQVFPTPKISNSCHPKSVKDLAPADDGKSQVLDVDGANTGIVQLTYNVGGCNEPSNDSKADLGGVKDMDSGATKLSSNIGKDIAIGLPQTDAFVGSANGSQNSLKRNVPLEVESKDDVKQIKSRTIVPSSNTEMKDGNKHQGIICAFFAKGWCIRGNSCSFLHIKDSAKDTGQETQGDLDKAKQKRELELEEGTRDNIKRTRTNDQEEISDWHPCQEKNKYQLRDILFPESRFTSKYFNTNLSSCSNHAEGLSIAQNHHMYNGYTSAVLSRSPKLSFVTQKLLNSDKEYNASRSAFSGSEREELPSVGSSRIPIHSAAYISKICSYDWEPSVPFRPSFFITSMNVSSLGDLYDPLRDSIEIPNIGDGSLKASLLIHGSSIQASSQVLKYGDSAVVGKHMSDFNDEKSSVSSHNRFGENQPNKNLVPHEKDCHATEMEITSGTCMNYPNGKIGMGKDVTKSEREWTEHDAKHHGEGSAHKKRVDRDKKINDTDADLQTDCSVQKDSKAMRHFRAALVDLVKELLKPSWHEGRLSKDAHILIVKRSVDKILSTLEPQQIPTTIDATKQYVSLYRGKIAKMVNGYINKFGKS from the exons ATGTCTCCCCCATCCGTCGATCAAGGTAACGCCGAtccagaggaagaagaagaagaagaagtagaagaagaagtagaagaggaggtagaggaggaagaagaagaagaggaagatgtacaggaagaggaagaggaagaggaggaagaagaggtagAGGTAGAGGtagaggaagaggtagaagaagaggtagaagaaggagaagaagaggaggaggtagaggaagaagaagaggagccaGAGGAGgtaggggaagaagaagaagaagaagaagaagaggaggaggaggaggaggaggaggaggaggaagaggaggaagaagaagaagaaaccgaCGGTGATGATAAAGGCTACGCCTCAGATTCTGTATCCGATGCCGACAACGATCGCATAG aTTCATGCCAACAAATGGAATCTGAAGTACAAGAGAGGAACTTGAGGCCAACTTATACTATGGCGGAAAACCCTATAGTAATGTCTTCTCCTAGTATGCCATCCAATGAAGAGAATCATGCCATTCTCAAAGCATCTAGTCCTTCATCTGAGGAACTAAGTTTTAAAAAGGAAGACGTTCACGCAACACGCGAAATTTCAAGTCATCCCAAATCAGTAAATGATTTTGCTTCCGCTAAAGATGGCAAAAGTCAAGTTTTAGACTCCAGCCAACAGATGAAATCTGAGGGACTAGGGGGGGACTTGAGGCCAGCTTCTACCGTGGCAGAAAACCCTGTAATAAAGCCTTCTCCTAGTCTGTGTTCCAAAGAAGAGAATTGTGTCATTCTCAAAGCATGTGTTGTTTCTGCTCCTTCATCTGACACGCTAGCTTTGAAAAAGGAACAAGTTTTCCCAACtccaaaaatttcaaattcttgTCATCCCAAATCAGTTAAAGACTTGGCCCCAGCAGATGATGGCAAAAGTCAAGTTTTAGATGTTGATGGTGCAAATACTGGAATTGTTCAACTAACATACAATGTTGGAGGGTGCAATGAACCAAGTAACGATAGCAAAGCTGATTTAGGTGGTGTTAAGGATATGGATTCTGGGGCCACCAAGTTGTCTAGTAACATTGGAAAAGACATCGCTATTGGCCTTCCTCAAACGGATGCCTTTGTTGGGAGTGCCAATGGCAGTCAGAATTCCTTGAAAAGAAATGTACCATTGGAAGTAGAATCAAAGGATGATgtaaaacaaatcaaatcaag GACTATAGTTCCGTCTTCGAATACTGAGATGAAGGATGGAAACAAACACCAGGGAATTATATGTGCCTTTTTTGCTAAAGGGTGGTGCATCAGAGGTAATTCCTGTAGCTTTCTTCATATAAAAGATTCTGCAAAGGATACTGGCCAGGAGACTCAGGGGGACTTGGATAAAGCAAAGCAGAAGAGAGAACTGGAATTAGAAGAAG GTACCAGGGACAATATCAAAAGAACCAGGACG AATGACCAAGAAGAAATCTCAGACTGGCATCCTTGTCAAGAAAAAAATAAGTACCAGTTGAGGGACATCTTGTTTCCAGAGAGTAGATTTACAAGCAAATATTTCAACACAAATCTCTCATCCTGTTCAAATCATGCAGAGGGATTGAGTATAGCTCAAAACCATCATATGTACAATGGATATACTTCTGCAGTTTTGAGTCGTTCACCTAAGTTGAGCTTTGTTACTCAGAAACTTTTGAATAGTGACAAGGAATATAATGCCTCTAGATCTGCTTTCTCTGGCTCAGAGCGGGAGGAGTTGCCGTCGGTTGGTTCATCTAGGATTCCAATACACTCTGCCgcatatatatcaaaaatatgttcttatgATTGGGAACCTTCTGTGCCATTTCGACCATCATTTTTCATTACGTCAATGAATGTATCATCTCTGGGAGACCTGTATGACCCTCTTCGAGATAGCATTGAGATACCAAATATAGGAGATGGGTCTTTGAAAGCTTCCCTCTTAATTCATGGATCATCCATCCAGGCTTCATCACAGGTGCTGAAATATGGCGATTCAGCTGTAGTTGGGAAACATATGTctgattttaatgatgagaaaagtTCTGTATCTTCTCATAATAGATTTGGTGAGAACCAACCAAACAAAAATTTGGTTCCTCATGAAAAAGATTGTCATGCAACTGAAATGGAAATAACATCAGGGACTTGTATGAACTACCCCAATGGTAAAATCGGCATGGGGAAAGATGTTACAAAATCAGAGAGAGAATGGACTGAACATGATGCCAAACATCATGGTGAAGGATCAGCGCACAAGAAGAGAGTAGATAGGGATAAGAAAATTAATGATACAGATGCCGATTTGCAGACTGACTGCAGTGTGCAGAAGGATTCCAAAGCAATGAGACACTTTCGTGCAGCTCTTGTTGACTTGGTGAAAGAGTTGTTAAAACCATCTTGGCACGAGGGCCGTCTTAGTAAGGATGCACATATCTTGATAGTTAAAAGATCAGTTGACAAGATACTCAGCACCTTAGAGCCTCAGCAAATTCCAACCACTATAGATGCTACTAAGCAATATGTTTCTTTGTATCGAGGAAAAATTGCAAAGATGGTCAAT GGATATATCAACAAATTTGGCAAGTCTTGA
- the LOC112710059 gene encoding uncharacterized protein, whose product MAVWQGNMLTSPVAADSVSPDSLSFSGLVSIQGQSMLPSPNHAKYYQESKQNPEFEFSSTKPDLNSTVDAIKIIPADLLISNGQLQPQAFSSQSLIRNQSSSLGSLLATHSSSKMSSGKTGSVMKHQEQHSKASRHKTNESTTRRRFGQKMKCFLSPCRDSQAIKPTVAKAQSIPEI is encoded by the coding sequence ATGGCTGTGTGGCAAGGAAACATGCTTACCTCCCCCGTCGCAGCAGATAGTGTTTCACCGGATTCACTCTCTTTTAGCGGCCTTGTTTCTATCCAAGGGCAATCAATGCTCCCTTCTCCTAACCATGCCAAATACTACCAGGAAAGCAAGCAAAACCCAGAATTTGAATTTAGCAGCACTAAACCAGACTTAAATTCCACAGTCGACGCAATCAAGATCATACCTGCTGATCTTCTTATTTCCAATGGTcaacttcaaccacaagcattttcaAGTCAGTCTTTGATCAGAAATCAATCTAGTTCTTTAGGCTCATTACTAGCAACTCATAGCAGTAGTAAGATGTCAAGTGGGAAAACAGGCAGCGTAATGAAACATCAGGAACAACATAGCAAAGCAAGCAGACATAAAACCAACGAAAGCACCACAAGGAGAAGATTTGGCCAAAAAATGAAGTGCTTTCTTTCACCATGCCGAGACTCGCAAGCCATTAAGCCAACTGTTGCTAAAGCACAATCCATTCCAGAAATTTGA